From a single Osmerus eperlanus chromosome 8, fOsmEpe2.1, whole genome shotgun sequence genomic region:
- the LOC134025138 gene encoding GTPase IMAP family member 8-like, translating to SVFLPLCLFPSLSLTGDSRHLSELRIVLLGGRRAEKSSSGNTILGREEFDLRTAAQCVKRQGEVAGRQVTVVDTPGWRWNLPVERTTELVKQEIVHSVPLCPPGPHTLLLVIDLSDSFREDERRSVEGHLQLLSKRVWSHTIVLFTRGDRLGDTTIEQHIETEGKALQWLVEKCGNRYHVLNNENRDDDTQVTELLDKVEEMVAGNRGGHYEMDREILEKMEERRRAEEEGAQQRRMKVQEQRETLRSLMSDSLHLSELRIVLLGGRSAGKSSSGNTILGREEFDLRTTAQCVKRQGEIAGRQVIVVDTPGWWRKLPIEWTTELVKQKIVHSMFLCPPGPHTLLLVIDLSDSFREDERRSVEGHLQLLSERVWSHTIVLFTRGDCLGDTTIEQHIETEGKVLQWLVEKCGNRYHVLNNENRGDDSRVTELLDKVEEMVAGNRGGHFEMDRQILGKMEIWRRTKEMRAKQREAKVMKHRETLRTFISDSLHLSELRIVLLGGRGDGKSSSGNTILGREEFDLRTAAQCVKRQGEVAGRQVTVVDTPGWRWNLPVERTTELVKQEIVRSVSLCPPGPHTLLLVIDLDDSFREEHRRSVEGHLQLLSERVWSHTIVLFTHGDCLGDTTIEQHIETEGKALQWLVEKCGNRYHVLNNKNRGDDTQVTELLDKVEKMVAGNRGGHYEMDREILEKVEVWRKSKEMRAKQREAKVMEQREIHRTFISDFLHLSELRIVLLGGRGEGKSSSGNTILGREEFDLRTTDQCLKRQGEVAGRQVTVVDTPGWWRYFPVEDTTNLVKQEIVHSVSLCPPGPHTILLVINLDDSFREEEASSIEGNLQLLSERVWSHTIVLFTCGDCLEDTTIEQHIETEGKVLQWLVEKCGNRYHVLNNKNRGDDTQVTELLDKVEEMVAANSGDVFHPQMDVSKEINWSSEEYQMSPLPVTKVRSIDIPPNMSGDSRAETDCDSGWKSEAGSEAGSLLTPEKWGGGRSDVLSLRSSGYGSQTSRPSGSAEEQLRCARLAFVERVSKPVLDYLLDGLLQESVINNAEKDEAKVETQRAERARATIDMVLRKGDESCSVMRRLLCDMDPYLYSTLGFK from the exons tctgtctttctccctctttgtctcttcccatccctctctctgacaggtgactcccgccatctctcagagctgaggattgtgctgctggggggAAGACGTGCAGAGAAGAGTtcatcaggaaacaccatcctgggcagagaggagtttgacctgaggacagctgctcagtgtgtgaagagacagggagaagtagcagggaggcaggtcacTGTGGTTGACACTCCAGGATGGCGGTGGAATCTCCCTGTAGAGAGGACTACTGAGCTGGTTAAACAAGAGATAGTACACAGTGTgcctctgtgtcctccaggaccACATACTCTCCTCCTGGTTATAGACTTGAGTGACTCAttcagagaggacgagagaagaTCAGTAGAGGGACACCTGCAGCTTCTCAGTAAGAGAGTCTGGAGTCACACTATAGTGCTGTTCACTCGTGGGGACCGTCTGGGAGACACAACCATTGAGCAGCACATTGAGACAGAAGGGAAAGCCCTCCAGTggcttgttgagaaatgtgggaacaggtatCATGTCCTCAACAATGAGAACAGGGATGATGACACTCAGGTCACTGAGCTGTtggacaaggtggaggagatggtggcaggaaacagaggaggtcactatgagatggacagagagatcctggagaagatggaggagaggaggagggcagaggaagagggagcacAACAGAGGCGGATGAAGgtgcaggaacagagagagactctcaGATCACTAATGA gtgactccctccatctctcagagcTGAGGATTGTGCTTCTGGGGGGGAGAAGTGCAGGGAAGAGTtcatcaggaaacaccatcctgggcagagaggagtttgaTCTGAGGACAACTgctcagtgtgtgaagagacagggagaaatagcagggaggcaggtgaTTGTGGTCGACACTCCAGGATGGTGGCGCAAACTCCCTATAGAATGGACTACAGAGCTGGTTAAACAGAAGATAGTACACAGTATGTttctgtgtcctccaggaccACATACTCTCCTCCTGGTTATAGACTTGAGTGACTCAttcagagaggacgagagaagaTCAGTAGAGGGACACCTGCAGCTTCTCAGTGAGAGAGTCTGGAGTCACACTATAGTGCTGTTCACTCGTGGGGACTGTTTGGGAGACACAACCATTGAGCAGCACATTGAGACAGAAGGGAAGGTCCTCCAGTggcttgttgagaaatgtgggaacaggtatCATGTCCTCAACAATGAGAACAGGGGTGATGACAGTCGGGTCACTGAGCTGTtggacaaggtggaggagatggtggcaggCAACCGAGGAGGTCATTttgagatggacagacagatccTGGGGAAGATGGAAATATGGAGAAGAACAAAAGAAATGCGGGCGAAACAGAGGGAGGCTAAGGTGATGAAGCACAGAGAGACCCTCAGAACATTCATCA gtgactccctccatctctcagagctgaggattgtgctgctgggggggagaggagacgggaagagttcatcaggaaacaccatcctgggcagagaggagtttgacctgaggacagctgctcagtgtgtgaagagacagggagaagtagcagggaggcaggtcacTGTGGTTGACACTCCAGGATGGCGGTGGAATCTCCCTGTAGAGAGGACTACTGAGCTGGTTAAACAGGAGATAGtacgcagtgtgtctctgtgtcctccgGGACCACATACTCTCCTCCTGGTTATAGACTTGGATGACTCATTCAGAGAGGAACACAGAAGATCAGTAGAGGGACACCTGCAGCTTCTCAGTGAGAGAGTCTGGAGTCACACTATAGTGCTGTTCACTCATGGGGACTGTCTCGGAGATACAACCATTGAGCAGCACATTGAGACAGAAGGGAAGGCCCTCCAGTggcttgttgagaaatgtgggaacaggtatCATGTCCTCAACAATAAGAACAGAGGTGATGACACTCAGGTCACTGAGCTGTTGGACAAGGTGGAGAAGATGGTGGCAGGAAACAGAGGAGGCCACtatgagatggacagagagatccTGGAGAAGGTAGAAGTGTGGAGAAAATCAAAAGAAATGCGAGCGAAACAGAGGGAGGCTAAGGtgatggagcagagagagatccaCAGAACATTCATCA gtgacttcctccatctctcagagctgaggattgtgctgctgggggggagaggtgaagggaagagttcatcaggaaacaccatcctgggcagagaggagtttgaTCTGAGGACAACTGATCAGTGtttgaagagacagggagaagtagcagggaggcaggtcacTGTGGTTGACACTCCAGGATGGTGGAGATATTTCCCTGTAGAGGACACTACTAATCTGGTTAAACAGGAGATAGTACACagcgtgtctctgtgtcctccaggaccccacacTATCCTCCTGGTTATAAACTTGGATGACTCATTCAGAGAGGAAGAAGCCAGTTCTATAGAGGGAAACCTGCAGCTTCTCAGTGAGAGAGTCTGGAGTCACACTATAGTGCTGTTCACTTGTGGGGACTGTCTGGAAGACACAACCATTGAGCAGCACATTGAGACAGAAGGGAAGGTCCTCCAGTggcttgttgagaaatgtgggaacaggtatCATGTCCTCAACAATAAGAACAGGGGTGATGACACTCAGGTCACTGAGCTTTtggacaaggtggaggagatggtggcagcAAACAGTGGAGATGTGTTTCACCCTCAGATGGATGTCAGTAAAGAAATTAACTGGAGTTCTGAAGAGTATCAGATGTCACCACTGCCTGTGACAAAAGTCAGGAGTATAGACATCCCTCCGAACA tgAGTGGAGACAGCAGAGCTGAGACAGACTGTGATTCTGGTTGGAAATCTGAGGCTGGATCTGAGGCTGGATCACTGCTGACACCTGAGA AGTGGGGAGGTGGTAGATCTGATGTCCTGTCTCTGAGGAGCTCTGGCTACGGCTCCCAGACGTCCAGACCTTCTGGATCTGCAGAGGAGCAGCTGCGTTGTGCAAGACTGGCGTTTGTGGAGCGAGTGTCCAAGCCTGTCCTGGATTATCTGCTGGATGGACTTCTGCAGGAGAGTGTGATCAACAATGCCGAGAAAGATGAAGCGAAGGTGGAGAcacagagggcagagagagcacGGGCCACCATTGACATGGTCCTGAGGAAAGGAGATGAGTCATGTTCTGTGATGAGACGCCTCCTGTGTGATATGGACCCCTACTTATATTCAACACTTGGCTTTAAATAA
- the LOC134024905 gene encoding putative nuclease HARBI1 has protein sequence MKAQNCVFLSALTMACPFVRDVVDEEALVLRRAFRRERVFRDRLDPLAFPDDHLYERYRFSADGIRYLCRLLGPRIKHRTARSHALSVEQMVCVALRFFASGAFLYSVGDAEQLNKATICRTIRSVCLAIKALADVFISFPGHRRLCDIKEEFYRIAGFPNVIGAVDCTHIRIKAPSGAHEADFVNRKSFHSINVQMVCNADCVISNVVAKWPGSVHDSRIFRASEIYQCLSQGEFSGVLLGDRGYGCQPFLLTPFTDPQEAQQAYNHAHARTRARVEMTFGLLKARFHCLHKLRVSPVRACDITVACAVLHNVACLRKERAPRVPPAMDWDNPAIFPDDDSGRLLRDQYVLNYFS, from the exons atgaaggcccaaaattgtgtgttcctttctgctctgacaatggcatgcccattcgtgcgagatgtggtggatgaagaagcacttgtgctgaggagagccttcaggcgagaaagggtcttcagggaccggttggacccactggccttccctgatgaccatctatatgaaagatacaggttttctgcagatggcatcaggtatctatgcagactactgggtcccaggattaagcaccgcactgcacggagccatgcactgagtgtggagcaaatggtttgtgtggccttgcgcttttttgctagtggagccttcctgtactcagtgggggatgcagaacagctgaacaaggccacaatttgccgcacaataaggagtgtgtgtctggctatcaaagcattagcagatgtcttcatctccttccctggccacagaagactctgtgacatcaaagaggagttctataggattgcag gtttccccaatgtcattggtgcagtggactgcacacacataaggataaaagccccctcaggtgcccatgaggccgattttgtgaataggaaatcctttcacagcattaatgttcag atggtctgcaatgctgactgtgtgatcagcaatgttgtggcaaaatggcctggctcagtccatgactccagaatctttcgggcctctgaaatctatcagtgcctatcacaag gtgaattctctggtgtgttgctgggagacagggggtatggctgccagccttttctcctgacacctttcacagacccccaggaagcacagcaggcctacaaccatgcccatgccaggaccagggccagagttgaaatgacctttggcctcctgaaggcacgctttcactgccttcacaaattaagggtcagccctgttagggcatgtgatattactgtggcttgtgctgtcctccacaatgtggcctgcctgaggaaggagagggcccccagagtgccaccagccatggactgggacaatccggcaatcttccctgatgacgacagtggtcggctgctgagggaccaatatgtgttgaattattttagttag